The DNA region CGGTCCGTCTTCACCCGCCCTTTTAGCACCACATATAAAAATCACAGTCCGCGACATTTTTCTCCCTAGCTCAGCGAGCAACTTATGTGAAATCCGTGCGGGCTCTAAATGCCCGCTCTGAAGCTCGCGATGAGTCGAAATGTTGACGTTGTGTCCGCCGAGCGACGCTTTTCTCATTCAATGTACAGTGCCAGCACGATCACCTAAACCCCTTGCATAGCTGAAGATGCGGAACCACCGGCGATCCTGGTTGGTTTGGAGAGGCGCTTGCATTTCTTTGGTTTGTCGTCATCGGGAGGAAAGAGAAATGCAACCGGCAAACATAGACACTGCAGGCGAACAGAGATTTCAGATGAATTCGAACTCCGAGAACGCTCGGCAATTCAATGAGGCCCTCTCGCGCTCTCTGCCTTCATTCCAGCGAATGGCTTTTCGAAAACTGGGTAATGCAGCCGACGCGGAGGATGCGGTTCAGGATGCACTTCTCTCTGCTTACAAGCACTTGGATCAATTCCGGGGCGGAGCGCAAATGTCCACCTGGCTGACCACCATTGTCATCAATTCCGCACGGATGCAATTGCGCAAGCGGTCCGGCCACATCCAAGTGTCGCTCGATGAGCCGTTTGACGACGACCAGCAGAATTCTCTAGCAGAACGAATCGCGGACGACAGCCCAAGCCCTGAAGACGTCTGCCGTGAATCGGAGTTGCATGAGCGCGTCCGGCACTTCTTGTCGCAGATGTCAGCTCCGTTACGCAAAGCCCTTCAATTACGTGGCGTAGAGGGTCTCACGACGCATGAAGCAGCGTTCATTCTTGGTGTGCCAGAGGGAACGGTGAAGGCTCAGCTCACTCGGGCACGCGCGAAGCTCCGCCAGCTTATGCGTCGATCGCTCAACGCAAAACCCAGTTCATTGCGGATGCGCACTCCTGCGTCGGTTGTGATGATTGAATCGGAGAATACT from Terriglobales bacterium includes:
- a CDS encoding sigma-70 family RNA polymerase sigma factor, giving the protein MNSNSENARQFNEALSRSLPSFQRMAFRKLGNAADAEDAVQDALLSAYKHLDQFRGGAQMSTWLTTIVINSARMQLRKRSGHIQVSLDEPFDDDQQNSLAERIADDSPSPEDVCRESELHERVRHFLSQMSAPLRKALQLRGVEGLTTHEAAFILGVPEGTVKAQLTRARAKLRQLMRRSLNAKPSSLRMRTPASVVMIESENTRTRVTSTARDHDRKALPRRRALRGQIPASLAVGRQVA